Proteins from a genomic interval of Paenibacillus sp. FSL R5-0623:
- a CDS encoding response regulator transcription factor, whose protein sequence is MQNIRVLIADDDKEIRDLIRKYLEREMYTVDTAADGEQALQLFQQHKYNMVILDLMMPQMDGMEACRRIRSISNVPIMMVTAKDHETDKIIGLGIGADDYITKPFSIHELVARIKALMRRFMVLGTEVPDHSEVIRFKGLMMNLKTYTVDVQGKETDLTGKETELLKFMMSNPGQVFTKAQLFRNVWDNGYLDDDNTVMVHIRKLRMKIESDPSNPQFIKTVWGIGYKFVGERDE, encoded by the coding sequence ATGCAAAATATTCGTGTACTCATTGCGGATGACGATAAGGAGATTCGAGACCTGATCCGAAAATACCTGGAGCGGGAGATGTATACCGTAGATACTGCCGCAGATGGTGAACAAGCGCTGCAGCTGTTTCAACAGCACAAATATAATATGGTCATTCTTGACCTGATGATGCCTCAGATGGACGGTATGGAGGCTTGTCGAAGAATTCGCAGTATCAGTAATGTACCCATCATGATGGTGACAGCCAAAGACCACGAAACAGATAAAATTATAGGTCTTGGCATCGGTGCAGATGATTACATTACCAAACCATTTAGCATTCATGAACTGGTTGCTAGAATTAAGGCACTCATGCGTAGATTTATGGTTCTTGGGACGGAGGTTCCTGACCATAGTGAGGTCATTCGCTTCAAAGGATTGATGATGAATTTGAAAACATACACAGTTGATGTCCAGGGAAAAGAGACCGATCTGACTGGCAAAGAAACGGAATTGCTCAAATTTATGATGTCCAATCCTGGCCAGGTGTTTACCAAAGCCCAATTATTCAGGAATGTATGGGATAATGGGTATTTGGATGATGACAATACCGTCATGGTACATATCCGAAAGCTACGAATGAAGATTGAATCCGATCCTTCGAATCCACAGTTTATAAAAACCGTTTGGGGTATCGGTTATAAATTTGTAGGTGAACGGGATGAATAG
- a CDS encoding HAMP domain-containing sensor histidine kinase, with amino-acid sequence MNRDAILILSGLQLIIGAGALALEYYTSLTHGSRMWLFAAFVFTSIWVLVNQYQIRSKQQSIASELHRAVNGEGKRRILSKGNVLLDEIVFAANDLMEQLEGVKIEAQRSQAVRKSLLSSISHDIRTPLTSMIGYVDALKDDIASTEEERRDYMDILSRKSKDLKKMIDEMFTMAKLDADEMPMQAEPLDLAELAREILIEFIPSLKKAEMDLKIQIPDYPCFVMADRLSINRLISNLIQNSIQYGHEGGVLGIEITCYHLNFQLTVWDQGPGISEKELNLVFERMYRSDHSRSPVFGASGLGLSIARTLAEKNEGYLQAESKPGVKTSFIFTIPKYKRLSKSQHN; translated from the coding sequence ATGAATAGAGATGCCATCTTGATTTTATCCGGTCTACAGTTGATCATCGGAGCTGGGGCACTTGCCCTGGAATACTACACGAGCTTGACGCATGGTTCACGAATGTGGTTGTTTGCAGCGTTTGTTTTCACCAGCATCTGGGTACTCGTTAATCAATATCAGATTCGAAGCAAGCAGCAATCGATTGCTTCTGAACTGCATCGGGCGGTCAATGGAGAAGGAAAAAGAAGAATATTAAGCAAAGGGAATGTACTGCTGGATGAGATCGTTTTTGCTGCAAATGACCTGATGGAGCAGCTTGAAGGCGTAAAGATCGAGGCCCAGCGCTCTCAGGCAGTAAGAAAGAGTCTGCTTTCCAGCATTTCTCATGATATTCGCACACCTCTAACTTCAATGATTGGTTATGTGGATGCGCTCAAGGATGACATTGCTTCTACAGAAGAAGAGAGAAGAGACTATATGGATATTTTGTCGCGAAAATCGAAGGACTTGAAAAAAATGATAGATGAGATGTTCACCATGGCCAAACTGGATGCAGACGAGATGCCCATGCAGGCTGAGCCGTTGGATCTGGCCGAATTGGCCAGGGAGATTTTGATTGAATTTATACCCAGTCTCAAAAAAGCAGAGATGGATCTAAAGATTCAGATCCCGGATTACCCTTGTTTCGTTATGGCAGACAGGCTGAGTATCAATCGCCTCATCAGTAATCTGATTCAAAATTCTATCCAGTATGGACATGAAGGGGGCGTTCTGGGAATTGAGATAACATGTTATCATCTTAATTTCCAATTAACCGTATGGGATCAGGGACCAGGGATATCGGAGAAAGAGCTAAATCTGGTGTTTGAACGTATGTATCGCAGTGACCACTCACGTAGCCCTGTCTTTGGGGCAAGCGGGCTTGGTCTTTCAATTGCCCGGACATTGGCTGAGAAAAATGAGGGGTATTTGCAGGCAGAGAGCAAACCTGGCGTGAAAACATCCTTTATATTCACAATCCCCAAGTATAAGCGGCTGTCAAAGTCACAGCACAATTAA
- a CDS encoding ABC transporter ATP-binding protein, protein MSVIIKTTNLTKQYGTQKSVNSLNMTVQQGGIYGFLGRNGAGKTTTIRMLLGLIKPTHGEIEIFGENLFTNQKEILRRTGSIVEVPGFYENLTARENLSINARIMGIYKKNAIEDSLEIVGLQNETKKLVGKYSLGMKQRLGIARALLHYPELLILDEPTNGLDPIGIKEIRRLIKNLATERNITILISSHILSEIEQLVDYMGIIHEGNLLEEISFEQLRKRNRKYTEFQVSDDNKAAVILDGLDQAEYEIHDERNIRVYSHLGQQGKLNRIFMENDINVTKIMVSEDRLEDYFTKLVGGGTIG, encoded by the coding sequence GTGAGTGTAATTATCAAAACAACAAATCTTACCAAACAATACGGGACTCAAAAATCAGTTAATTCACTGAACATGACCGTTCAACAAGGTGGGATATACGGCTTTCTTGGGCGCAACGGGGCAGGGAAAACGACGACAATCCGTATGCTGCTCGGTCTAATCAAACCAACGCATGGTGAGATTGAGATATTTGGAGAGAACCTATTTACCAATCAAAAAGAAATATTAAGAAGGACCGGTTCGATTGTAGAGGTACCCGGGTTTTATGAGAATCTGACTGCCCGCGAAAATTTATCCATCAACGCTCGAATTATGGGGATATACAAAAAGAATGCCATTGAGGACTCGCTCGAAATCGTAGGTCTGCAAAATGAAACCAAAAAATTGGTTGGCAAATATTCTTTGGGAATGAAACAAAGGTTGGGCATTGCCCGAGCCCTGTTGCACTATCCAGAATTGCTGATTCTTGATGAACCTACCAATGGACTTGATCCGATTGGGATCAAAGAAATTCGCAGGCTGATTAAAAATTTGGCCACCGAGAGAAATATTACCATCTTGATCTCAAGCCATATTTTATCGGAAATTGAACAACTGGTTGATTACATGGGCATTATTCATGAAGGGAACCTGCTGGAGGAAATTTCATTTGAGCAGCTTCGGAAAAGGAACCGTAAATACACCGAATTTCAAGTTTCAGATGATAATAAGGCTGCGGTCATTCTCGACGGTTTGGATCAGGCTGAATATGAAATTCATGATGAACGCAATATCCGGGTGTATTCCCATTTGGGACAACAAGGTAAGTTAAACAGAATCTTTATGGAGAATGACATCAATGTAACCAAAATTATGGTGAGTGAGGATCGTTTGGAAGATTATTTCACCAAGCTGGTTGGAGGTGGAACCATTGGTTAA
- a CDS encoding ABC transporter permease: MVNLLYTELLKLKRSKMFLLSIIGAAVAPLMVAAAMFVQMKTKEPYLVAQFSVLMSNTSIYAVLVIGVPLYGVITAYLYNREYAEDTMKNLLTIPVSRVALLMSKWIMLLGWIMLLTLSAWALAIIFGSLGQFAGLTPQFVLNSLSNYVVAGLLLFLLSTPIILITLVLKSFVPAIIVTIIITLVNVMLATSEHRGLFPWTAALDIANGTLEAKYPPEYSYISIAATFIICLGLAIGYFKKIDIH, from the coding sequence TTGGTTAATTTGCTTTACACTGAACTTCTCAAGCTGAAACGCTCCAAAATGTTTCTGCTTAGTATCATCGGAGCGGCCGTTGCCCCTTTGATGGTAGCTGCTGCCATGTTTGTGCAAATGAAAACAAAGGAGCCTTATCTTGTCGCACAATTCAGTGTGCTTATGTCCAACACAAGCATATATGCTGTACTGGTCATTGGAGTTCCGTTGTATGGTGTCATTACCGCTTATCTGTATAACAGGGAATATGCGGAGGATACAATGAAGAATCTGCTGACCATTCCAGTTTCCAGAGTCGCCCTGCTAATGTCCAAATGGATTATGTTGCTGGGATGGATTATGTTGCTTACATTATCAGCGTGGGCGCTGGCGATCATTTTTGGTTCGCTGGGTCAATTTGCAGGTCTTACTCCACAGTTTGTGCTTAACTCGCTCAGCAATTATGTAGTGGCAGGACTGCTGTTGTTTCTGTTGTCGACCCCGATCATTCTGATTACGCTCGTATTAAAAAGTTTTGTGCCAGCAATTATTGTAACCATTATTATTACACTGGTGAATGTGATGCTGGCTACAAGTGAACATCGCGGACTATTTCCATGGACCGCAGCACTGGATATCGCGAATGGAACACTGGAAGCCAAATATCCTCCAGAGTATTCATATATTTCGATCGCTGCGACGTTCATCATCTGTCTTGGACTGGCCATTGGTTATTTTAAGAAAATAGATATTCATTAG
- a CDS encoding AraC family transcriptional regulator: MQEEEARQGFTPEMIDMMASIWTRSIITLIDVRFQNVASQYPLEHYKMPSSMFIYAYGGEAQIQLNETTFGMERFGLVHGGKGSLLSITPKEEMVKTFMVFYRAESPLFFKKHLQQLLEQVNPFVQQFGYTPSNPILLRDWFQRMMNGWKRGKAMDQLQAKSFLYQLIHEVYRDLEGGEIRYLQPDPACSAKIYLDKHYREPIMFQQIANMFGISGGQLTRLFKKREGMNLQEYLIQRRIEAACHDLKHTEATVKEIATGAGFTDEKNLFRMFKKHYKMTPSDYRKINALSMQVDGIDNDSHLPYDERELASLVKSYRDGESTMFGTLRNKEMILAAAISMMLLLTACTSGTPANNGGTANTTPAQTQQATQQEGSETKASEAVSQTRTISTVKGDVEVPNNPQRVVVDYLVGDVVALGVTPLGVARAARGETEPVYANQITDSIKVAMEPEDIMTLEPDLIILAWSDESYDDLSKIAPTIYVPYGDMTTEERVQFISDVLNKQEEAKDVLNAYTGKIEEAKLAFQNAGLSDVTITVGEFSDKSNYIAGAKHAVGELVYDELQLQAPSKVQTDIIDADKYWGDVSMEVLPAYSGDYMIFLGDGNVASDNAVWNSIPAVQHDRIVKVDSSLSWSTDVMTSSALIDYIVSQLLALAK; this comes from the coding sequence ATGCAAGAGGAAGAAGCAAGGCAGGGATTTACACCAGAGATGATTGATATGATGGCCAGTATCTGGACACGTTCGATCATTACATTAATAGATGTACGCTTTCAGAATGTAGCATCACAATACCCGTTGGAGCACTATAAAATGCCTAGTAGCATGTTTATCTATGCATATGGGGGAGAAGCGCAAATTCAACTGAATGAGACCACATTTGGAATGGAACGCTTCGGTTTAGTTCACGGTGGGAAGGGGAGCCTCCTCAGTATTACGCCTAAAGAGGAGATGGTGAAGACCTTTATGGTTTTTTATAGAGCAGAATCACCTCTCTTTTTCAAGAAACATCTGCAGCAATTACTGGAGCAAGTAAATCCATTTGTGCAACAGTTTGGTTATACGCCAAGTAATCCCATCTTGCTACGTGATTGGTTCCAACGGATGATGAATGGCTGGAAACGTGGCAAGGCGATGGATCAGCTACAGGCCAAAAGTTTTTTATATCAATTGATTCATGAGGTGTACAGGGATTTGGAGGGTGGTGAGATTCGGTATCTCCAGCCAGATCCAGCTTGTTCTGCCAAGATATATCTCGATAAACATTACAGGGAGCCGATTATGTTCCAACAAATTGCCAATATGTTTGGGATCAGTGGTGGACAATTGACGCGGTTGTTCAAAAAAAGGGAAGGGATGAACTTACAGGAGTATCTCATTCAGAGAAGGATTGAAGCTGCCTGTCATGACTTGAAACATACAGAAGCGACGGTTAAAGAAATCGCAACAGGAGCTGGTTTCACAGATGAGAAAAACTTGTTCCGAATGTTTAAGAAGCATTACAAGATGACACCAAGTGATTATCGGAAAATAAACGCACTATCCATGCAGGTTGACGGTATTGATAATGATTCTCATCTCCCTTACGATGAGAGGGAACTAGCAAGTCTAGTCAAGTCTTATAGAGATGGGGAATCAACGATGTTTGGAACATTAAGAAATAAAGAAATGATTTTGGCGGCGGCGATAAGCATGATGCTCTTATTGACGGCATGTACGTCGGGGACGCCAGCGAATAATGGGGGAACGGCAAATACAACACCTGCGCAGACACAGCAGGCGACACAACAAGAAGGGTCGGAGACAAAAGCTTCAGAAGCAGTCTCGCAGACCAGAACGATATCCACAGTTAAGGGTGATGTTGAGGTACCTAACAACCCTCAGCGAGTTGTAGTTGATTATTTGGTTGGTGATGTGGTGGCCCTAGGTGTAACTCCTTTAGGTGTGGCTAGAGCTGCACGGGGAGAGACAGAGCCTGTTTATGCTAACCAGATTACAGACTCCATAAAAGTAGCCATGGAGCCGGAAGATATCATGACGCTTGAGCCTGATCTTATCATTTTGGCATGGAGCGATGAGTCGTATGATGATTTATCCAAAATTGCCCCGACCATTTATGTTCCCTATGGTGATATGACTACAGAAGAGCGGGTACAATTTATTAGCGATGTTTTGAACAAACAGGAAGAGGCTAAGGATGTTTTGAATGCTTATACCGGAAAAATCGAAGAAGCAAAGCTAGCCTTTCAGAATGCGGGCCTATCCGATGTAACGATTACGGTTGGAGAATTCAGTGATAAAAGTAACTACATAGCTGGAGCCAAGCATGCCGTTGGCGAGCTTGTTTACGATGAACTTCAATTACAGGCACCATCAAAAGTCCAAACGGATATTATCGACGCAGATAAATATTGGGGAGATGTCTCCATGGAAGTATTACCCGCTTACTCTGGGGATTATATGATCTTCTTAGGAGATGGGAACGTTGCTTCTGATAATGCAGTGTGGAACTCCATACCTGCTGTGCAACATGATCGGATCGTAAAGGTGGATTCTTCGCTATCTTGGTCTACGGACGTAATGACTTCCAGTGCATTGATTGATTATATTGTTAGTCAATTGCTGGCATTAGCTAAATAA
- a CDS encoding iron ABC transporter permease produces MKSRPEQKRRGAMNFTMYMLVGLGLTVLMSAASIMFGAADMRLATVWEAIFRFDPMRTEHQIIQTMRLPRTVADLIVGCSLAVCGAIMQGTTRNPLADSGLMGISSGAAFAIALCLAFLPGYSYWQMMLFACLGAAIATGMTYFTASLGNRGMTPQRLVLAGLSISMLFGALSQYLAINYNLGRALTFWTAGSTAGVKWGELLIISPLFVGGILLALALAPSVTLLSLGDDVASGLGIRSGLVKILSTIIVLVLTGLAVVVVGPVGFVGLITPHIVRYMVGVDYRFIIPAAALYGALLTVSADLAGRLINKPFETPIAIIFSIIGVPYFLFLARRQRREYE; encoded by the coding sequence ATGAAAAGCAGGCCTGAACAAAAACGCCGTGGGGCGATGAACTTCACCATGTACATGCTAGTAGGGCTTGGATTAACGGTTCTCATGTCGGCGGCATCCATTATGTTTGGTGCTGCTGATATGAGGTTAGCAACGGTATGGGAGGCTATTTTCCGATTTGATCCAATGCGCACTGAACATCAAATTATTCAAACCATGCGTCTTCCGCGTACCGTAGCTGATCTGATCGTTGGGTGCAGCCTTGCGGTATGTGGCGCTATCATGCAGGGGACGACGCGCAACCCGCTGGCCGACTCCGGGCTTATGGGAATTAGCTCTGGCGCAGCATTTGCAATTGCACTATGCCTGGCCTTTCTGCCAGGTTATTCGTATTGGCAGATGATGTTGTTCGCTTGTCTGGGAGCAGCGATCGCCACCGGTATGACTTACTTTACCGCGTCACTGGGAAATCGCGGAATGACACCTCAGAGGCTTGTGCTGGCAGGTCTGTCCATTTCAATGTTGTTTGGGGCACTCAGTCAGTATTTGGCGATCAATTATAACCTGGGTCGAGCATTGACATTCTGGACGGCGGGTAGTACAGCGGGGGTTAAGTGGGGGGAATTGCTGATTATCTCACCGCTCTTTGTTGGTGGAATACTGCTTGCTCTGGCGCTAGCCCCTTCCGTTACACTGCTCAGTTTGGGAGATGATGTGGCAAGTGGACTCGGCATTCGTAGCGGATTGGTCAAGATTTTATCGACAATTATTGTACTTGTGCTGACTGGATTGGCTGTTGTTGTGGTTGGCCCGGTTGGTTTTGTGGGTCTGATCACCCCGCATATTGTGCGATATATGGTAGGTGTCGACTATCGATTCATTATTCCGGCAGCTGCGTTATATGGTGCGTTGCTAACCGTATCGGCCGATTTGGCTGGACGTTTGATCAATAAACCGTTCGAAACGCCGATTGCCATTATATTTTCTATCATTGGTGTACCGTACTTTCTCTTCTTGGCTCGAAGACAAAGGAGGGAATACGAATGA
- a CDS encoding iron ABC transporter permease yields MTKRRYTVKRGIIINVVLMVLILVLAIISMNSGKMNLSPLEVLNVLIGNGTDKQNLIVFDFRLPRIVLSILVGLGMGAAGVVMQSLLRNDMASPGTLGISSGSGLFVLFFVVFIASTGKSSFIALPLLAFVGGLLAAGLIFLLSYRRGRDISPIGLILTGVALGSGYGALTTFLTLKLDDSQMNFMLYWLAGSLWGDDWGYISILTPWVLILLGYIFYKARILNALHLGNQTAQGLGVSVKRQFLGLSIAAVALSSGSVAVGGSFFFVGLIAPHMARKLVGPDHKLLIPAASLAGGLVVVLADTITRTVSLVGDVPTGIVITVISVPYFLYLLAKAK; encoded by the coding sequence ATGACCAAACGGCGTTATACGGTGAAACGAGGTATTATCATCAATGTAGTGCTTATGGTGCTCATCCTTGTGTTAGCTATCATTAGCATGAATTCTGGCAAGATGAATCTTTCACCGCTAGAAGTGCTGAACGTTCTCATAGGAAACGGTACCGATAAGCAAAATCTGATTGTGTTCGATTTTCGTTTGCCACGAATTGTACTTTCGATCTTGGTAGGTCTGGGAATGGGAGCGGCCGGGGTCGTGATGCAGAGTTTGCTGCGCAATGACATGGCTAGTCCGGGGACACTGGGGATTAGTTCGGGATCGGGTTTGTTTGTCCTGTTCTTCGTTGTATTCATTGCATCCACAGGAAAGAGTTCCTTCATTGCTCTGCCTCTGTTGGCTTTTGTTGGCGGACTATTGGCGGCGGGGTTGATCTTCTTATTATCGTATCGCCGCGGACGAGACATCTCACCAATCGGTTTGATCTTGACCGGGGTCGCGCTAGGAAGCGGATATGGGGCGCTGACGACCTTCTTGACACTCAAGCTGGATGATTCGCAGATGAACTTCATGCTGTATTGGCTGGCTGGGAGTTTATGGGGCGATGATTGGGGCTATATTTCCATACTGACACCATGGGTCTTGATCTTACTCGGCTATATTTTTTACAAGGCTCGCATACTGAATGCTCTCCATCTGGGTAATCAGACAGCACAGGGGCTTGGTGTTTCCGTGAAACGGCAGTTTTTGGGGTTGTCAATCGCTGCTGTTGCTTTATCCTCTGGAAGTGTGGCCGTGGGGGGAAGCTTCTTTTTCGTTGGTTTGATCGCTCCGCATATGGCGAGAAAACTGGTCGGTCCCGATCACAAATTGCTCATTCCGGCTGCCAGCTTGGCAGGGGGACTAGTCGTGGTGTTGGCTGACACGATTACGCGTACGGTTAGCCTCGTAGGAGATGTGCCGACAGGAATCGTCATTACAGTTATAAGTGTTCCATATTTTCTTTATTTGCTAGCAAAAGCTAAATAA